The following nucleotide sequence is from Holosporales bacterium.
ACCACCTATATATCCCTGGCTGGTCGGTACTGTGTTTTCATGCCAAATACCAGGAAACCGGATGGAATTTCACGCCGGATCAGTGATCAAAAGGACAGAGAGCGCGTTCGCGCGATACTCGATGAGCTTAAACCCTCGCATTCCGGTTGTATATTGATTCGCACAGCCGGAACATCGGTAAGTGTAGATGAGATCAAAAGCGATTATGAAGGTTTAGGGCGCGTCTGGAATGAGATAAGGGAGACTACAGTTAAATCAACCGCCCCGTGCCTGATACACGAGGAAGAAAGCTTCGCCAAACGAATCGTAAGAGACTTATACGCCCAGGATACTGCCGAGTTATTGATCGAAGGGAAAGAGCTTTATCAGCAAATAAAGCAGTTTATGGAGTCGACGATTCCTGAGCATGCGAAGCGCGTCAAGCTTTATAAAAACAGGAAAGAGCCTCTTTTTGCTAATTATAAAATCAATGAGCAGATCGAAAGAATCTATCAACCAGAAGTATCGCTTAAATCCGGCGGGTATTTGGTTATTCATTCAACCGAGGCCCTGATTGCTGTGGATGTAAACTCTGGCAGAGCTAGGCGGGAACGCAATATGGAGGAGACGGCTTTTAGGACGAATTTAGAAGCCGTTGAAGAAACTGCTAAACAAATGCGCTTAAGGGACTTGGCCGGCCTTATCGTCATAGACCTTATTGATATGAAGGATAAAAACAAGATTGGTGAAGTGGAAAAAAGGGCTAAAGAAGCTTTGGCGGCAGATCGGTCCCGGGTTTATATGTCCAAGATAAGCCAATTTGGCCTTTTAGAGATTTCTCGCGAACGCAGACGCCCAAGTATCACCGAAGGATACACGGTTCGGTGCCCCCATTGCTTAGGGGCAGGCGTCGTTAAATCGCTGGAGTCTGTAGCGATGCAACTGATCCGAGAGCTTGAGCTTGAACTAGCCAAACAGCCCACGCCTAAAAGCATTACGCTTCACGTGTTGCCAGAGATAGCGGCCTACGTACTTAATAACAAAAAGAAAGACTTATGCGTGCTTGAGGAAAGGTTTGGGGCCTGTGTGGCGTTTATCCCTGATATGTCGTTAGATATATTGAAATACAGGTTTGAATCAGCGTCTAGTAAGCCGCGCTCTTCCACGAATAAGGAAGCAGAAACCAACGAGTCGAACGCTGGTTCAAAATCTCGCGCTAAGCGCAAAGGGAATGGCGAGAAACATGATCGCCCACAAAATGTAAAACAAGAAGGCGACTTGCCCAGCACTTCGGTATCAGACGCTGAGCAAAGTTCTGCTGCCCCAAGATTTGCATTGGCTACACCTGATAATAAAGGCAATACCTCTGGTCAAGAAGCGCGTCCAAAACCATCTCGCAGAAGAAGGAATCCTGATAAATCACTGGTGATGTCGCTGTTAGAAAAGCCAGAATCAGACTCTGAGGAATCTAAGACCCTAAACGTACCAAATGCTGAGGAAAGATCCGCCAAAAGCGACGGCTCGCCGGAACCGTCTTCCAAATCCAAAAAGGGATGGTGGAAGCGCATTTTGAAATAGCCTTTGCTAAGTATAAATCTGTCATTACAAAGAAGAGGCCTAGATACTTAATTCCACCATCACGGGGGCGTGATCTGAGGGGCGAGTGAGAGCTCGGAAATTTTTTAAGACTTCAGGTTGCGTTAAACGTTTTGCCGCCAAAGCAGACAGAAACACGTAATCTAAGCGAACACCGTGATTTTTGCCGAAAGAGCCTGCTCGGTAATCCCACCAGGTGAATTTGTCGCATATGCCGTCTGATTTTTTATCACCAACAGATTGATCAGAAGCACCAAAAGCGTCTATCAAGCCTATTTGCTCAATTTTTTTAAGCGACGAGCGTTCCGCTTCAGTAAAAAGCAGCTGTCCTTCGAACGCTGCTGGATTCCAAACATCGTTGTCGTTAAGAGCTATGTTAAAGTCTCCGCCGATTACAAAGTGTTCGTCGGCGGTAACATCGCGCCTAATATATTCAGACAGCTGACCCATAAAACTAAGCTTCAAGTCATAGTAAGAACTGCCAACTTCACGTCCATTTGGCACATAAACCGAGGCTACGCGGAGCCCGCCGGTTATGCATTCGATATACCTAGCTTCCGCACAGAATTGATCGCAAAATGTAGTTTTTACGTCGCTGATCGGCGATTTGGATAAAACAGCCACCCCATTATACGACTTTTGCCCATTTACA
It contains:
- a CDS encoding ribonuclease E/G, whose translation is MSRKMFIDAVYPEDVRVAITQNGDLKEFESENTKKVRVKGNIYLAKVVRIEPSIQAIFVDCGLERNGFLGLSEIHPDYYQIPTDDKKELERGLAEITENADKPIEEVADLDQKDPLPLESAVEENQKPDDADDTIPSLDESIADGVDSIESEEEDAQPSLEARLEKFKARFYKKYKVQEVIRPGQILLVQIVKEERGSKCAALTTYISLAGRYCVFMPNTRKPDGISRRISDQKDRERVRAILDELKPSHSGCILIRTAGTSVSVDEIKSDYEGLGRVWNEIRETTVKSTAPCLIHEEESFAKRIVRDLYAQDTAELLIEGKELYQQIKQFMESTIPEHAKRVKLYKNRKEPLFANYKINEQIERIYQPEVSLKSGGYLVIHSTEALIAVDVNSGRARRERNMEETAFRTNLEAVEETAKQMRLRDLAGLIVIDLIDMKDKNKIGEVEKRAKEALAADRSRVYMSKISQFGLLEISRERRRPSITEGYTVRCPHCLGAGVVKSLESVAMQLIRELELELAKQPTPKSITLHVLPEIAAYVLNNKKKDLCVLEERFGACVAFIPDMSLDILKYRFESASSKPRSSTNKEAETNESNAGSKSRAKRKGNGEKHDRPQNVKQEGDLPSTSVSDAEQSSAAPRFALATPDNKGNTSGQEARPKPSRRRRNPDKSLVMSLLEKPESDSEESKTLNVPNAEERSAKSDGSPEPSSKSKKGWWKRILK
- the xth gene encoding exodeoxyribonuclease III, with protein sequence MRIVTWNANSINCRLEHICTLIDQLSPEIILLQEIKTVTEKFPQGLLFDKGYNCAVNGQKSYNGVAVLSKSPISDVKTTFCDQFCAEARYIECITGGLRVASVYVPNGREVGSSYYDLKLSFMGQLSEYIRRDVTADEHFVIGGDFNIALNDNDVWNPAAFEGQLLFTEAERSSLKKIEQIGLIDAFGASDQSVGDKKSDGICDKFTWWDYRAGSFGKNHGVRLDYVFLSALAAKRLTQPEVLKNFRALTRPSDHAPVMVELSI